From a single Leptidea sinapis chromosome 1, ilLepSina1.1, whole genome shotgun sequence genomic region:
- the LOC126968645 gene encoding cell division cycle 5-like protein → MPRIMIKGGVWRNTEDEILKAAVMKYGKNQWSRIASLLHRKSAKQCKARWYEWLDPSIKKTEWSREEDEKLLHLAKLMPTQWRTIAPIIGRTAAQCLERYEYLLDQAQKKEEGDDMGDDPRKLKPGEIDPNPETKPARPDPKDMDEDELEMLSEARARLANTQGKKAKRKAREKQLEEARRLAALQKRRELSAAGISVPMRKKKKRGVDYNSEIPFEKKPASGFYDTSEEVVDPMAPDFSRLRQQHLDGELHSEKEERDRRKDKQKLKQRKENDVPQAMLQGDQPARKRSKLVLPEPQVTDQELQQVVKLGRASEVARESAGDAGAATDALLAHYALTPAPATALRTPAAHHDRVLMEAQNVMALTHVDTPLKGGLNTPLHEPDFSGALPNSQAVATPNTVLATPFRSSRSEVSTPSSFATPGQGQGQTGLLTPGLRDKLSINPEDRLSAGDTPAEHRQQQKQLKSSVRSALLSLPAPKNDYEIVVPEQESDEPMETSRHSDIEDQAEADERILREQQERRAAEMALRSQAVQRGCVRPLEVSAPTRGGGTLSALQRAEELLKSEMVAMLHYDALHSPNTAGIDKKRAVQLQAAHLAYLEQHPYEEFTAEELATARRQLEKEMEVVKTGMNHGELSIESYTQVWEECLAQVLFLPGQNRYTRANLASKKDRLESAEKRLEQNRSHMSKEAKKCSKMEKKIRVLTGGYQSRSALLIKQFEELQDQIEQANQELASFKFLADLEKAAIPRRIESLTEDVNRQTEREKQLQKRYADLQAELEDILKRKKNKASEPQTTGME, encoded by the exons TTATGAAATATGGCAAAAATCAATGGTCACGTATAGCATCTTTACTTCATCGAAAGTCGGCTAAGCAATGCAAAGCGCGTTGGTACGAGTGGTTGGATCCAAGCATCAAGAAAACGGAATGGTCTCGTGAAGAAGATGAGAAGCTTCTACATCTGGCCAAGTTAATGCCTACACAATGGAGGACAATAGCCCCTATAATTGGTCGTACTGCAGCCCAGTGCTTGGAGCGATATGAATACCTTCT TGATCAAGCTCAAAAGAAGGAGGAGGGAGATGATATGGGTGATGATCCACGAAAGTTAAAACCTGGAGAGATAGATCCAAATCCTGAAACCAAACCTGCAAGACCAGATCCAAAAGACATGGATGAGGATG aACTGGAAATGCTGTCAGAAGCTCGAGCCCGTCTGGCTAACACTCAGGGTAAGAAGGCAAAACGAAAGGCCCGTGAGAAACAACTGGAAGAGGCCAGACGACTGGCAGCTTTGCAGAAGCGCAGAGAACTTAGTGCTGCCGGAATATCAGTGCCAATGAG aaaaaagaaaaaacgagGTGTTGATTACAATTCAGAGATACCATTTGAGAAGAAACCGGCGTCAGGTTTCTACGATACATCAGAAGAAGTGGTGGACCCAATGGCACCTGACTTCTCAAGGTTGAGGCAACAGCATTTAGATGGAGAATTACATTCTGAAAAAGAAGAA cgTGACCGACGCAAAGATAAACAAAAGTTGAAACAGAGAAAGGAAAATGATGTTCCTCAAGCAATGTTACAAGGAGATCAACCAGCTAGGAAACGCAGCAAACTTGTGTTACCAGAACCTCAAGTTACAGACCAG GAGCTCCAGCAAGTGGTGAAGCTAGGTCGCGCGTCGGAAGTAGCACGAGAGTCAGCGGGCGACGCGGGCGCCGCTACGGATGCATTACTCGCTCACTACGCGCTCACGCCCGCACCGGCTACGGCGCTACGTACTCCCGCGGCGCACCACGACCG AGTTCTAATGGAAGCGCAGAACGTAATGGCGCTAACACACGTGGACACGCCCCTAAAGGGGGGGCTCAACACACCGCTGCACGAACCCGACTTTTCGGGTGCTTTGCCCAACTCTCAGGCTGTTGCTACCCCCAATACTGTGCTAGCGACGCCGTTCCG atCCTCCCGCAGTGAAGTTTCAACACCAAGCAGCTTTGCAACACCAGGTCAAGGCCAGGGTCAAACTGGGCTATTG ACTCCGGGACTACGAGATAAACTGAGTATTAACCCAGAAGATCGACTCAGTGCTGGAGATACTCCAGCAGAACATAGGCAACAACAGAAACAG ttAAAATCATCAGTTCGTAGTGCATTACTCTCTCTGCCAGCACCCAAAAATGATTACGAAATTGTAGTCCCAGAACAGGAGAGTGATGAGCCCATGGAGACATCTCGCCACAGTGACATTGAAGATCAAGCTGAAGCTGACGAGAGGATCCTGAGGGAACAACAGGAGAGAC GTGCGGCGGAGATGGCGCTCCGGTCGCAGGCGGTGCAGCGTGGCTGCGTGCGGCCGCTGGAGGTGAGCGCTCCCACCCGCGGCGGCGGCACGCTGTCGGCGCTGCAGCGGGCCGAGGAGCTGCTCAAGAGCGAGATGGTGGCCATGTTGCACTACGACGCGCTGCACTCGCCCAACACAG ctggCATAGACAAGAAACGTGCTGTACAACTGCAGGCTGCACATTTAGCTTACCTAGAACAACATCCGTATGAAGAGTTCACGGCAGAGGAGCTGGCGACCGCTAGGAGGCAACTGGAGAAAGAGATGGAGGTAGTCAAGACCGGGATGAATCATGGGGAGCTCAGTATCGAGTCGTACACGCAAGTCTGGGAGGAGTGTTTGGCTCAG GTGTTGTTCCTGCCAGGTCAGAACAGATACACTCGTGCTAATTTAGCGAGTAAGAAAGATCGTTTGGAGTCCGCGGAGAAGCGTTTGGAACAGAACAGAAGCCACATGTCGAAGGAAGCCAAAAAGTGCTCCAAAATGGAGAAAAAGATTCGCGTCTTAACAG GTGGGTACCAGAGTCGAAGCGCGTTGCTGATCAAGCAGTTCGAGGAGCTGCAGGATCAGATCGAGCAGGCCAACCAGGAGCTAGCCAGCTTCAAGTTCCTGGCTGACCTAGAGAAGGCTGCCATACCGAGGAGAATTGAG tCATTGACGGAGGATGTGAACCGACAGACCGAACGCGAGAAACAATTACAGAAGCGGTACGCAGACCTGCAGGCAGAGCTCGAAGATATTCTCAAACGAAAGAAGAACAAAGCCAGTGAACCACAGACTACTGGCATGGAATAA